Proteins from a genomic interval of Anolis sagrei isolate rAnoSag1 chromosome 1, rAnoSag1.mat, whole genome shotgun sequence:
- the LOC132782066 gene encoding zinc finger protein 585A-like: MEGGKSFSESGSLTERQRTQTGESFTDTEEKPYPCLECGQCFAHSSGLHSHQRTHTGEKPYEGLEGGTSFGESLTEHERTQTGESFTDNSSLHSHHSTDTEEKPYPCLECGQCFAHSSGLHSHQRTHTGEKPYEGLEGGTSFGESLTEHERTQTGESFTDNSSLHSHHSTDTEEKPYPCLECGQCFAHSSGLHSHQRTHTGEKPYEGLEGGTSFGESLTEHERTQTGESFTDNSSLHSHHSTDTEEKPYPCLECGQCFAHSSGLHSHQRTHTGEKPYEGLEGGTSFGESLTEHERTQTGESFTDNSSLHSHHSTDTEEKPYPCLECGQCFAHSSGLHSHQRTRPGEKPYEGLKCGTSFGESLTEHERTQTGESFTDNLGLHSHHSTDTEEKPYPCLECGECFAHSSGLHSHQRTHTGEKPYEGLEGGTSFGESGSLTEHERTQTGESLTDNSGLHHSTDTEEKPYPCLECGQCFPHSSGLHSHQRSHTGEKPYEGLEGGTSLGESGSLTEHERTQTGESFTDNSGLHHSTDMEEKPYQCLECGQSFAHSSGLHSHQRTHTGEKPYQCLECGQSFTKSATLTSHTRIHTGEKPYQCLHCGKSFTHRGSLHTHQRTHTGEKPYQCQVCGQSFAQSGKLYSHQRTHTGEKPYKCQECGKSFAQSSHLRRHQRIHTGEKPYTCLDCGQSFSESGNLQAHQRTHTGEKPFTCLECGQSFTQSASLSTHQRTHTGEKPYQCLECGQSFTHSGSLDTHQRTHTGEKPYQCLECGQIFAQRGSLHSHQRTHTGEKPYKCLECGKSFAQSSHLHRHHRTHTGEKPYTCLDCGQSFSESGKLQLHQRTHTGEKLYTCLECGKSFVHSLHLRAHARIHSGEKPYACLECGKSFNQRGNLERHQRTHTGEKPYKCLNCEQCFTQRGNLDRHQSTHTGEKPYLCLECGQSFAHSSHLRSHQGTHTGVKPYQCPECGQSFTRRGSLRSHQRTHTGEKPYTCQECGQSFTRSGNLRAHRRIHTGEKPYTCPECGQSFTSSGSLRSHQRNHAGEKPYTCLECGQGFTDSSSLHSHQSTHTGETPYKCLECGESFTWSEGLCPHQRIAMLDCMILNSWF, from the coding sequence atGGAGggcggaaagagcttcagtgaaagcGGAAGTCTGACTGAACGTCAGAGGACTCAAACTGGGGAGAGCTTCACTGACACGGAGGAGAAGCCCTatccatgcctggagtgtggacagtgctttgctcatagttcaggtctacattcacaccaaaggactcacactggggagaagccctatgaaGGCCTGGAGGGTGGAACGAGCTTCGGTGAAAGTCTGACTGAACATGAGAGGACTCAAACTGGGGAGAGCTTCACTGACAATTCAAGTCTGCATTCACATCACAGCACTGACACGGAGGAGAAGCCCTatccatgcctggagtgtggacagtgctttgctcatagttcaggtctacattcacaccaaaggactcacactggggagaagccctatgaaGGCCTGGAGGGTGGAACGAGCTTCGGTGAAAGTCTGACTGAACATGAGAGGACTCAAACTGGGGAGAGCTTCACTGACAATTCAAGTCTGCATTCACATCACAGCACTGACACGGAGGAGAAGCCCTatccatgcctggagtgtggacagtgctttgctcatagttcaggtctacattcacaccaaaggactcacactggggagaagccctatgaaGGCCTGGAGGGTGGAACGAGCTTCGGTGAAAGTCTGACTGAACATGAGAGGACTCAAACTGGGGAGAGCTTCACTGACAATTCAAGTCTGCATTCACATCACAGCACTGACACGGAGGAGAAGCCCTatccatgcctggagtgtggacagtgctttgctcatagttcaggtctacattcacaccaaaggactcacactggggagaagccctatgaaGGCCTGGAGGGTGGAACGAGCTTCGGTGAAAGTCTGACTGAACATGAGAGGACTCAAACTGGGGAGAGCTTCACTGACAATTCAAGTCTGCATTCACATCACAGCACTGACACGGAGGAGAAGCCCTatccatgcctggagtgtggacagtgctttgctcatagttcaggtctacatTCACACCAAAGGACTCGccctggggagaaaccctatgaggGCCTGAAGTGTGGAACGAGCTTCGGTGAAAGTCTGACTGAACATGAGAGGACTCAAACTGGGGAGAGCTTCACTGACAATTTAGGTCTACATTCACATCACAGCACTGACACAGAGGAGAAGCCCTatccatgcctggagtgtggagaatgctttgctcatagttcaggtctacattcacaccaaaggactcacactggggagaagccctatgaaGGCCTGGAGGGTGGAACGAGCTTCGGTGAAAGTGGAAGTCTGACTGAACATGAGAGGACTCAAACTGGGGAGAGCTTAACTGACAATTCAGGTCTACATCACAGCACTGACACGGAGGAGAAGCCCTAtccatgtctggagtgtggacaaTGCTTTCCTCATAGTTCGGGTCTACATTCACACCAAAGgagtcacactggggagaagccctatgaaGGCCTGGAGGGTGGAACGAGCTTAGGTGAAAGTGGAAGTCTAACTGAACATGAGAGGACTCAAACTGGGGAGAGCTTCACTGACAATTCAGGTCTACATCACAGCACTGACATGGAGGAGAAGCCCTAtcaatgcctagagtgtggacaaTCCTTTGCTCATAGTTCAGGCCTACATTCacaccaaaggactcacactggggagaaaccctatcaatgcctggagtgtgggcagagcttcactaagAGTGCAACTCTAACTTCACATACAAGGATTCACACCGGGGAAAAACCCTATCAATGCCTTcattgtggaaagagtttcactcacCGTGGAAGTCTACAtacgcatcaaaggactcacactggagagaaaccctatcaatGCCAGGTGTGCGGACAGAGCTTCGCTCAGAGTGGAAAGCtatattcacatcaaaggactcacactggggagaaaccctataaatgccaggagtgtggcaaGAGCTTTGCTCAGAGTTCTCACCTACGTAGGCACCAAAGAattcacacgggggagaaaccctatacatgcctggactgTGGGCAGAGCTTCTCTGAGAGTGGAAACCTACAagcacatcaaaggactcacactggggagaagcccttcacatgcctggagtgtggacagagcttcactcagagtgcaaGTCTAAGtacacatcaaagaactcacactggggaaaagccctatcaatgcctggagtgtggacagagtttcactcACAGTGGAAGTCTAGATACacaccaaaggactcacactggagagaaaccctatcaatgcctggagtgtggacagattTTTGCTCAGAGGGGCAGTctgcattcacatcaaaggactcacactggagagaaaccctataaatgcttggagtgtggaaagagctttgctcaGAGTTCCCATCTACATAGGCATCatagaactcacactggggagaaaccctatacatgcctggactgtggacagagcttctctGAGAGTGGAAAACTACAgttacatcaaaggactcacactggggagaaactctatacatgcttggaatgtggaaagagctttgttcatagtTTACACCTACGTGCACATGCAAGGATTCactctggggagaaaccctatgcatgcctggaatgtggaaagagcttcaatcAGCGTGGAAATCTAGAACGACATCAGcggactcatactggggagaaaccctataaatgtcttAATTGTGAACAGTGTTTCACTCAGCGTGGAAATCTAGATAGACATCAAagcactcacactggggagaaaccatatctctgcctagagtgtggacagagctttgctcatagCTCACACCTACGTTCACATCAAGGCACTCACACTGGGGTGAAACCTTACCAATGcccggagtgtggacagagcttcactcggagagggagtctacgttcacatcaaaggactcacacgggggagaaaccgTATACGTGCCAGGaatgtggtcagagcttcactcGGAGTGGAAATCTACGTGCACAtcgaaggattcacactggggagaaaccctatacatgcccagagtgtggacagagcttcactagcagtggaagtctacgttcacatcaaaggaaccacgctggggagaaaccctatacttgCTTGGAGTGTGGGCAGGGTTTCACTGATAGTTCAAGTCTACATTCCCATCAAagtactcacactggggagacaccctataaatgcctggagtgtggagagAGCTTCACTTGGAGTGAAGGCCTATGTCCACATCAAAGGATTGCAATgttggattgcatgattttaaatagtTGGTTTTAA